The DNA window CCGGCTACTATACCGACGCGGAGCCGGAATCGACCCTCGTCTGCGAGGTGGGCGGCGAGATCCAGGGCTACCTCATGGGCTCCCGCCGCCTGGGCCAATACAAGCGCTACCGCGTGTGGAACAATGCCTGGCTCTTCCTCAAGGGGGGCTGGCGCTATTTCACCCGGCCCTACGGCCCGGCCACGCGCCGCTACGTCGCCTGGCTCTTGAAGCGCGCGGGGGCGGAGTCCCCCGTCACGCCGCCGGGGTTGCCCCACTTCCATGTCAATCTCCTCCCCGCCGCGCGGAGCGTGACGCACGTGCGGACGCTCATCGACTCTTTCCTGCAATACCTGGTCGGGCATGGGGACGCGGGCGTCTACGGCCAGATGGTCACCTTCGACGGGCGGCGCGGCGTGCGGATGTTCGAGCGGTACGGCTGGCGGGTGATCGACCAGAAGGAGATCACGAAATACCGCCACCTCGACCCGCGCCAGGTCTTCCTCTTCACCATCGTAAAGGACCTGCGGGAGAACAGCCGCCTTTACGGCAAGGACCTGCACAAGGAGAAGGCCGGGGCATGAGGTCGCTCGTCGTCTCCCTGCACGACGTCCATCCGGAGAGCCTCCCGCTCATCGAGGAGCAGCGCCAGGCGCTGGCCTCCTGGGGCGTGGCGCGGCGCAGCCTTTTGGTGGTGCCGCAGTTCCACCATGGCCGCCGGGCGGACGAGCCCGCCTTCCGCGCCGCGATTGACGCGGCCCAGGGGGAGGGGGACGAGGTGGTCCTCCACGGCTTCTACCACGACCGCCAGGGCTGCCTGGAGGACCTGGGCACCCTTTTCTGGAGCCGCTTCTACACGAACCAGGAGGCCGAGTTCCTCAACCTGGAGGAGCGGGAGGCGCGCCGCCGCCTGGAGCTGGGGCTGAAGCTCTTCGCCGACGCGGGGTGGAAACCCTCCGGATTCATCGCCCCGGCGTGGCTCATGCCGCCGGAGCTGTACGCCCTCCTGGCCTCCCTCGGCTTTTCCTACACGAACACCGTGCGCCGCTTCGTCCACCTGCCCGACGGGCGGCAGGAGGCCTCCCAGTCCCTCTGCTGGAGCACCCGCGCCGGATGGCGGCGGGACTGCTCCCTCATTTGGAACGAGCTGCTCTACCCCCGCGCGCGGAGGAACTCCCTCCTGCGGATCAGCCTCCACCCGCAGGACCTGACCTTTCCCGCCCTGCGCGCGCAGATCGAGCGCCTCGTAAAAAGGGCATTGGACGACGGCTTCCAGCCGGTAACCTACGCCGACCATGCCGCGCGTTGACCTCCACCTCCACTCCCGGTTTTCCGACCGCCCGTCGGAGTGGATCCTGCGCCAGCTGGGGATGCCGCAGAGCTACAGCGAGCCGGAGGCCCTCTACGCCCGGCTCGACGAGGCCGGGATGGCCTGGAAGACGCTGACCGACCACCACCGGATCGACGGCTGCCTGGCCCTGGCGGAAAAGCACGGCGACGTCTTCCTGAGCGAGGAGGTCACCACCTACTTCCCCGACGGCTGCAAGATCCACCTGCTGGTCTGGGGCCTGGACGAGGCGCAGCACCGCCGCATCCAGGAGCTGCGGCAGAGCGTCTTTGAGCTGTCCGCCTACCTGCGCGCGGAAAACTTAAGCCACGCCGTCGCCCACGCGCTTTCCAGCCTCAACGGGAAGCTGACCGTCGGCCACTTCGAGCAGATGCTCCTCCTCTTCCGCGTCTTCGAGGGGCGCAACGGCAACCGCGAGGCGTTGGCGCAGGAGATGGCCAATTTCTCCTTCGCCGCCCTGACTCCGCAAAAGATCGAGGAGCTGGCCAACCGCCACAATCTGGCCCCCACCCACGCGGAACCGCACCAAAAGGTGCTGACCGGCGGCTCCGACGACCACGGCGGCCTCTACGCCGCCCGGACGTGGACGGAGCTGCCCGGCTCCGGCTGGAAGGAAGCCCTGGCCCTTCTGCGGACCGACATGGACCCGCCCGGGGCGGGCGTCTCCCTGGGGGGCGTCCACGGCACGCCGCTGCGCCTTTCCAGCAGCCTCTACAGCACCGTCTTCCACTACGCGCAGGACAAGCTGAAGAAGACCGCCCCCCTGGCCGCCTCCCTCCTGCGGACGATCGCGGAGCGCTTCGTGGCGGGGAAGAATCCCACCGCCTTTTCCATCGGGGAACAGCTCGGCTTCGTCGTTCAGGCGGTGCGGACGGGCCAGGCCTTCGACTTCATCAAGCCGGGGGAGACGACCCTTTCCCGCGAGTTCGCCGCCTTTTTCACCGATTCCAAGGTAAAGGCCGCCCTGGACGAGATCATCCGCCAGGAGCCGGACGCGGAGCGCCGCAGCTTCCGCATGGCCTCCTACCTGGCCAACCAGCTCAGCTACCGCCTCTTCCTGGAATTCATGCGGCGGCTGGAGAGGGGGAGCCTGCTGGACGGCCTCCAGTCGATCACCGGCATCCTGCCCGTGGCGGGCGGCGTCCTGCCCTACGTCGTCGCCTTCCGGCAGCAGGCGCCGGACCGGCCCTTCCTTTCCGCCGCCGTGGAGCGCGTCGCCGGGACGGTGCCCCCGCCCCTGGCCAACGCCAAGCGGGCCTGGTTCACCGATACGCTGGAGGATGTCAACGGCGTCGCCCGCACGCTCTGCGCCATGACGGGGGCGGCGGTCCGCAACGGGGCCGACCTGACCCTGGTCACCTCCCGCTCGGAGATGACGATCACCGGCCTGCCGATCAAGAACTTCGCCCCCGTCGGCGAGTTCGAGATCCCCGAGTACAAGCTGCAGAAGCTCTCCTTCCCGCCCTTCCTGGAGATGCTCGACTACATCGAGCGGGAGAAGTTCACCGAGCTGATCATCAGCACCCCCGGTCCCGTCGGCCTCTGCGCCCTGGCGGCAGGCAAGCTCCTGGGCCTGCCGATGACCGGCATCTACCACACCGATTTCCCCCAATACGCCCGCTTCCTTTCCGACGACGCGTTCATGGAGACGCTGACCTGGAAATACATGCAGTGGTTCTACGGCCAGTTCGGGAAGATCTATTCCAACTCGGAATTCTACCGGCAGCGGTGGATCGAGCGCGGCATCCCCGCCCACCGGCAGGCCATCCTGCCGCGCGGCCTCGACACGGAGGCCTTCCACCCGCGCCACCGGCGGGAGGACTTCTGGACCGCGCGCGGGGCGAAGGGGCCGGTCTTCCTCTACGTCGGGCGCATCTCCAAGGAAAAGGAGCTCGGCTTCCTGGCGGAGGTCGTCCGCGCCCTGGCCAAGGAAGGGCGCGACTTCACCCTGGCCCTCGTCGGCGACGGGCCGTTCAAGGAGGAGCTGGAGGCGACCTGCCCGCAGGCCGTCTTTACCGGCGTCCTGGTCGGCGACGAGCTGAGCGCGGCCTACGCCTCCGCCGACTTCTTCGTCTTCCCCAGCACCACCGACACCTTCGGCAACGTCGTCCTGGAGGCCCTTTCCTCCGGCCTGCCGGTGGCCGTTTCCGACGTCGGCGGACCGCGCGAGCTGGTCGCCCGGCCGGAGCAGGGCCGCGTCCTGCGCGCCGGAAACCTGGGGGAATGGACGGAAGCCCTCCGCGCCTTCCTCACCGCGCCGCCCAGCCGGGAAAACCGCCTGGCCATGGCCGCCGTCATCCATGAGGAGCGGAACTGGGACGGCGCGTTCCATCGATTCTGGAACGCTTAAGCCCAGTAATTACGAAAATGGCGGGAAAACGGGTGCCTAGCACCGTTCTTGCTTCTTCGCGGGCCCGTTATGAAGAAGCTTCATCCCTACCGCCCCCGTACCTTCCTGCCCGCCGACATCGACCTGGGGGACCTGGACGCCCTTAAGAGCGTTTTCCAGCGTCTCGATCAGGGCCTCGATGGGGCGAAGACCGTGGAAGACCTCCAGAAGTGGATCGAGGACTCGGACGAGGTGAGCGCCGCCTTGGGCGAAGAGGGGGCCAAGCGCTACATCGCCCACGTCTGCCATACGGACGACGTGGAGGCGGAGGCGGCCTACGAGCATTTCACCCAGAAGGTCGGCCCGGCGCTCTCCCCCTTGGGAAACGCCCTGGATAAGAAGCTCTTCGCCCACCCCGCCTATGCGCAGCTCCCCGCCTATTACGACGAATACCGCCGGGGCGTGCAGCTCGACCTCGACCTCTACCGGGAAAAGAACATCGAGCGCCGCAAGCAGCTTTCCAAGCTGGACCAAGCCTACGACAAGCTGATCTCCCAGCAGGAGATCGAGTTCGAGGGGGAGAAGATGACCCTGGTCCAGGCGGCCAACATCCTGGACGAGCCGGACCGCGCCCGGCGGCAGGCCGTCTTTGAGGCCATGTCCGCCCGCCGCCTGGCGGACCGGCAGGCCATCGACGACATCTACGACCAGCAGCTGGCCCTGCGCCAGGCCGTCGCGGAGGAGGCGGGCTTCGACAACTACCGGGACTATTCCTTCAAGGCGAAGGACCGCGCCTACACGCCGGACGACTGCCTGGCCTTCCACAAGGCGATCGAGGAACACGTCGTCCCCCTGGCCCGCCTCATCCAGGAGGACCGTCTCAACGCCCTGCGCGCCACCGGCCAGCTCGGCGCCGACGAGCCGCTGCGGCCCTGGGACCTGGCCGTCGACGCGCAGGGGCGGGAGCCGCTCCATCCCTTCCACGGCGGGCAGGAGCTCTTTGACAAGGTGGAGGAGGTTTTCAAGGCCATCGACCCCCGTTTCCTCCAATCCTTCGACCTCATGCGGGAATACGAGGCCTACGACCTCGACAACCACAAGGGCAAGGGGCCGGGCGGGTTCCAGTATTTCCTCTCCGAGTCGGCGGTGCCCTTCATCTTCATGAACGCGGCCGACGCCTCCGACGACATGGAAACCCTCAAGCACGAGAACGGCCACGCCACCCACTCCATCCAGGCCCGGGACCAAAAATTGGCCGCCTACCGGCACGCCCCCATGGAGATGTGCGAGCTGGCCTCCATGAGCGCCGAGCTGATCTGCGCCTCCCAGCTGGAAAAGACCTATTCCAAGGAGGACGCCGGCCGCGTCCGCCGCGAGCAGCTGGAGAAGATCGTCTCCTTCCTGCCGTGGATGGCCACCGTCGACGCCTTCCAGCACTGGGTCTACACCAATCCCGGCCACACCAAGGAGCAGCGGACGGAGGCCTTCCAGGACCTGCAAAAGCGTTTCGGCGGCACCGCCGACTGGAGCGGGTATGAGGAAAGCCGCGGGAGCGCCTGGCAGCGCCAGTCCCACATCGTCACCAACCCCTTCTACTACGTCGATTACGGCGTGGCCCAGCTGGGTGCCCTCCAGGTGGAGCGCAATTTCAAGCAGGACCCGCGGAAGGGCCTCGACGCCTACTTCCACGGCCTGAGCCAGGGCGGTTCCAAGCCCCTGGCCGAACTGTACAAGGACGCCGGGGTGAAGCTGGACCTGACGGCGAACATGGTGGCCCCGCTGATCGCGGGCATCCGCCAGGAGCTGGGCTACCCGCCCGCCAAGGAGGTCCCCGTTCCCCGGACCGACCTGGGGAAGGCCCCCTTCCGCCGCCCGGGCGCGGAGCCCGATCTTGCCGGGCCGGATCAGTCCCGGCAAAAATAGGCCGTGACCGCCACCGCCCCCACCGCCCGCGTTTTCCTCTCCGCCGACATCGACCTGGCCGACATCGCCGCCCTGGAGGGCGTTTATCAAAAGCTGGAGCGGAATCTGGAATTGGCGGGGACCGTTTCGGAATTGGAAGGGTGGCTGGCCCAATACGGGGAGGTTTCCGACGCCGTCGGGGAGGTCCGCTCCGCCCGCTACATCGCCATGACCTGCCAGACGGACGACGCGGCGCGGAAGGAGGCCTACCTCCACTTCGTCGAGGTCGTCGATCCGTGGCGCAAGCCCCGGGAATTCGAGCTGCAGAAAAAGCTCGTCGCCCATCCCTCCTTCGCGGGGCTGCCCGCTTACTATGAGGTCTTCCGCCGCAGCGTGAAGAACGCCGTGGAACTTTTCCGGGAGGCCAACGTCCCGCGCGAGACGGAGATCGAGAAGCTCGCCCAGGAATACCAGGAGACCTGCGGGGCGATGACCGTCGACTTCGACGGCAAGGAACAGACCCTCTCCCAGCTGGGCCGCGTCCAGGAGGAGACTGACCGGGCCCGCCGCCAGGCCGCCTGGGAAGCCTCCACGAAGCGCCGCCTGGCCGACCGCGACAAGCTCAACTCCATCTTCGACCGCCAGCTGGCCCTCCGCCAGGCGGTGGCCAAGGAGGCGGGCTTCTCCAACTTCCGCGACTACATGTTCCGCGCCCTGGAGCGCTTCGACTACGCGCCGGACGACTGCCTGCGCTTCCACGAGGCGGTGGAGCGGGAAGTCGTCCCCGTCGTCCGCCTGCTGGAGGCGGGCCGCCGGGAAAAGATGGGCCTGGAAAAGCTCCGCCCGTGGGACCTCTCCGTCGACCCGGAAGGCCGCCCGCCCCTGCGCCCCTTCCAGAACGCCGCCGAGCTGTTCGACAAGACGGAGGCCGTCTTCGGCCGCATCGACGCGCGCCTGCGGGAGCGCTTCGCCCGCCTGCGGCAGGACGGCTCCGTCGACCTGGAAAACCGGAAGGGGAAGGCCCCCGGCGGCTACCAGTCCTACCTGCCGGAGTCGCGGCGGCCCTTTATCTTCATGAACGCCGTGGGCACCCAGCGGGACGTCGAGACGCTCCTGCACGAAGGGGGGCACGCCATTCACGCCCTGCAGAGCGGCGGCCAGCGCCTGTCCGCCTACCGCGGCGGCGCGCCGATGGAATTCTGCGAGGTGGCTTC is part of the Verrucomicrobium sp. genome and encodes:
- a CDS encoding M3 family oligoendopeptidase is translated as MTATAPTARVFLSADIDLADIAALEGVYQKLERNLELAGTVSELEGWLAQYGEVSDAVGEVRSARYIAMTCQTDDAARKEAYLHFVEVVDPWRKPREFELQKKLVAHPSFAGLPAYYEVFRRSVKNAVELFREANVPRETEIEKLAQEYQETCGAMTVDFDGKEQTLSQLGRVQEETDRARRQAAWEASTKRRLADRDKLNSIFDRQLALRQAVAKEAGFSNFRDYMFRALERFDYAPDDCLRFHEAVEREVVPVVRLLEAGRREKMGLEKLRPWDLSVDPEGRPPLRPFQNAAELFDKTEAVFGRIDARLRERFARLRQDGSVDLENRKGKAPGGYQSYLPESRRPFIFMNAVGTQRDVETLLHEGGHAIHALQSGGQRLSAYRGGAPMEFCEVASMSMELLGAPHLEEFYAEPEARRARRTLLEGVIQSLPSIAATDAFQHWIYTHPGHTPAERDAAWTDLMKRFGADVDWSGYEAQRGAGWHRILHIFEVPFYYIEYGIAQLGALQVWNRSLNGVTMAVDGYLYGLELGGSRPLPRLFEAAGIRFDFTRETIAPLMAAVKQELAKLEN
- a CDS encoding polysaccharide deacetylase family protein; protein product: MRSLVVSLHDVHPESLPLIEEQRQALASWGVARRSLLVVPQFHHGRRADEPAFRAAIDAAQGEGDEVVLHGFYHDRQGCLEDLGTLFWSRFYTNQEAEFLNLEEREARRRLELGLKLFADAGWKPSGFIAPAWLMPPELYALLASLGFSYTNTVRRFVHLPDGRQEASQSLCWSTRAGWRRDCSLIWNELLYPRARRNSLLRISLHPQDLTFPALRAQIERLVKRALDDGFQPVTYADHAAR
- a CDS encoding GNAT family acetyltransferase, which codes for MTESAPAFRVRFYRPEDRAAVRRICAETGFLGRAVDPIFEDRELFADYLTGYYTDAEPESTLVCEVGGEIQGYLMGSRRLGQYKRYRVWNNAWLFLKGGWRYFTRPYGPATRRYVAWLLKRAGAESPVTPPGLPHFHVNLLPAARSVTHVRTLIDSFLQYLVGHGDAGVYGQMVTFDGRRGVRMFERYGWRVIDQKEITKYRHLDPRQVFLFTIVKDLRENSRLYGKDLHKEKAGA
- a CDS encoding glycosyltransferase; this encodes MPRVDLHLHSRFSDRPSEWILRQLGMPQSYSEPEALYARLDEAGMAWKTLTDHHRIDGCLALAEKHGDVFLSEEVTTYFPDGCKIHLLVWGLDEAQHRRIQELRQSVFELSAYLRAENLSHAVAHALSSLNGKLTVGHFEQMLLLFRVFEGRNGNREALAQEMANFSFAALTPQKIEELANRHNLAPTHAEPHQKVLTGGSDDHGGLYAARTWTELPGSGWKEALALLRTDMDPPGAGVSLGGVHGTPLRLSSSLYSTVFHYAQDKLKKTAPLAASLLRTIAERFVAGKNPTAFSIGEQLGFVVQAVRTGQAFDFIKPGETTLSREFAAFFTDSKVKAALDEIIRQEPDAERRSFRMASYLANQLSYRLFLEFMRRLERGSLLDGLQSITGILPVAGGVLPYVVAFRQQAPDRPFLSAAVERVAGTVPPPLANAKRAWFTDTLEDVNGVARTLCAMTGAAVRNGADLTLVTSRSEMTITGLPIKNFAPVGEFEIPEYKLQKLSFPPFLEMLDYIEREKFTELIISTPGPVGLCALAAGKLLGLPMTGIYHTDFPQYARFLSDDAFMETLTWKYMQWFYGQFGKIYSNSEFYRQRWIERGIPAHRQAILPRGLDTEAFHPRHRREDFWTARGAKGPVFLYVGRISKEKELGFLAEVVRALAKEGRDFTLALVGDGPFKEELEATCPQAVFTGVLVGDELSAAYASADFFVFPSTTDTFGNVVLEALSSGLPVAVSDVGGPRELVARPEQGRVLRAGNLGEWTEALRAFLTAPPSRENRLAMAAVIHEERNWDGAFHRFWNA
- a CDS encoding M3 family oligoendopeptidase, which translates into the protein MKKLHPYRPRTFLPADIDLGDLDALKSVFQRLDQGLDGAKTVEDLQKWIEDSDEVSAALGEEGAKRYIAHVCHTDDVEAEAAYEHFTQKVGPALSPLGNALDKKLFAHPAYAQLPAYYDEYRRGVQLDLDLYREKNIERRKQLSKLDQAYDKLISQQEIEFEGEKMTLVQAANILDEPDRARRQAVFEAMSARRLADRQAIDDIYDQQLALRQAVAEEAGFDNYRDYSFKAKDRAYTPDDCLAFHKAIEEHVVPLARLIQEDRLNALRATGQLGADEPLRPWDLAVDAQGREPLHPFHGGQELFDKVEEVFKAIDPRFLQSFDLMREYEAYDLDNHKGKGPGGFQYFLSESAVPFIFMNAADASDDMETLKHENGHATHSIQARDQKLAAYRHAPMEMCELASMSAELICASQLEKTYSKEDAGRVRREQLEKIVSFLPWMATVDAFQHWVYTNPGHTKEQRTEAFQDLQKRFGGTADWSGYEESRGSAWQRQSHIVTNPFYYVDYGVAQLGALQVERNFKQDPRKGLDAYFHGLSQGGSKPLAELYKDAGVKLDLTANMVAPLIAGIRQELGYPPAKEVPVPRTDLGKAPFRRPGAEPDLAGPDQSRQK